Proteins encoded by one window of Fimbriiglobus ruber:
- a CDS encoding FHA domain-containing protein codes for MSSTPLPNRWPKNSAAGGTSWARLDVRFGTGRPVGYALDGDLFRIGGAAAAEVRIPGAGIPPLVCQFFRAVDELWLRRLDPAYPIFLNGESVPGSTPIRVGNGDRVSAGPVEVTVATVVDDYLRPEFVPATPPSTRTTTEPDERDDLARLRAQLDAEAQALDAERAEWLRHREEIEAEGRRVRDLAAGTTAREHDLARRETAVANMEQELARVRDELSSLRENLNSQYHERREQLAQMQDVVRGATATLHERRQQFEADSGRQRQDLDAREARLGEQLRAAVATRLAELETDFRTRQEQLDAEHRNREATTSLVVLPPSDTERALKDRETEVAARAEQLRADRDAYRAERDRHADDLVRLDRWQATLDDRQRELDHRAAEVDMRHDQLARESVELEEHVRLAAAEHERQVAEAARLEAFRVELEEHRGKIGNRSAQLEAQQAMLAVLRARLDRQQEDVRHEAAQLAADRARQDEARLDLESRIREAERLRADLTTAHETHAEKQKIVDDRGALLDATLADIRQQKEAVAVDQARLAARETELDARSAEIAEQTAHLAARVAQVMDLQERLETDRTSVRSRETTLADVDAARQTFQEQLRRRSDELAARAKHLDELAHGLTSDKAGLDRERDEFRATREATDQALTAARNDLAARAADLDRRAGELAAREGTLERQVARLKEVGRAVGAARKELSASRRQWEADHAVAADRLRGDREAIEAFHGRAQGDLDALRREAPNLEDRARAAVERLTAARDVLRGHLGELHGYAGQARGELDRLRADLRAEADRVRAGEQALEAARSEHRLGVAGFRQQLLEWQALVGDLKQTMARSESRIEARHAEISAAVQHADETTIALARQAEELRQERQIVTERRTEVERHLAEMREWYRRKLRELAAGRAEKATADAEPSLLLMQPAAGNLAGGDADGDLDPGDKHLGELLQSLDLVDPDTLRGLWAEATRQRRTLRNVLLASGAITLYQLALIEAGNLDRLMLGRFRVVDRVRVTSKEAVYRVFDPTRPGGPTRGVFLLRHLAEAEMEDAVRPDEFRQMFAAAASAAHQNLAATLEVLEINGRPAVLQEWLAGLFSADWPADAAVPGAWVRLLSNAAAALEAAHLAGLTHGRLTADSILLTADGVLKVTGVGEPEWLTGRVSPTGDPTPETDLRALGQVAFAWPNSARHRPAAAAGRDPKRSPSRSWPWYADSKPIPKHRWPTPWPVPYPTAAPKT; via the coding sequence ATGTCGTCCACCCCGCTACCTAACCGTTGGCCCAAGAATTCCGCCGCGGGCGGAACGTCGTGGGCGCGACTGGACGTCCGCTTCGGGACGGGCCGCCCGGTCGGGTACGCGCTGGACGGCGACCTGTTTCGGATCGGCGGCGCGGCCGCCGCCGAGGTCCGCATCCCCGGCGCGGGCATTCCGCCCCTCGTCTGCCAGTTTTTCCGCGCGGTCGACGAGCTTTGGCTCCGGCGACTCGATCCGGCTTACCCCATCTTCTTGAACGGCGAGTCCGTGCCCGGGTCGACGCCGATCCGCGTCGGCAACGGCGACAGAGTGTCGGCCGGCCCGGTCGAAGTGACCGTCGCCACGGTCGTCGACGACTATCTCCGCCCCGAATTCGTGCCGGCCACCCCGCCATCCACCCGCACCACCACGGAACCGGACGAGCGGGACGACCTCGCCCGGCTCCGGGCGCAACTCGACGCCGAGGCGCAAGCGCTCGACGCGGAACGCGCCGAATGGCTCCGCCACCGCGAGGAAATTGAAGCCGAGGGCCGGCGGGTGCGCGACCTCGCGGCCGGGACGACCGCGCGGGAACACGACCTCGCCCGGCGCGAGACGGCGGTCGCGAACATGGAGCAAGAACTCGCCCGCGTCCGGGACGAGTTGTCATCTCTCCGCGAGAATCTGAACAGCCAGTACCACGAGCGCCGCGAACAACTGGCCCAGATGCAGGACGTGGTTCGCGGTGCGACGGCCACGCTCCACGAGCGCCGGCAGCAGTTCGAGGCCGACTCCGGGCGACAGCGGCAAGACCTCGACGCCCGCGAGGCCCGCCTGGGCGAGCAACTCCGGGCCGCCGTCGCCACCCGGCTCGCGGAACTCGAAACCGACTTCCGCACCCGCCAGGAACAACTCGACGCCGAACACCGCAACCGAGAGGCGACGACCTCCCTGGTCGTTCTGCCGCCGTCCGACACCGAACGAGCGCTCAAGGATCGGGAAACCGAGGTAGCCGCCCGCGCGGAGCAGTTGCGCGCGGACCGCGACGCTTACCGCGCCGAGCGCGACCGCCACGCCGACGACCTGGTGCGGCTCGACCGGTGGCAGGCTACGCTCGACGACCGTCAGCGGGAACTCGATCACCGGGCCGCCGAAGTCGACATGCGGCACGACCAACTCGCCCGCGAGTCGGTGGAATTGGAGGAACACGTCCGGCTGGCGGCCGCGGAACACGAGCGGCAGGTCGCCGAGGCGGCCCGGCTCGAAGCGTTTCGTGTGGAATTGGAAGAACATCGTGGGAAAATCGGCAACCGGTCCGCCCAGCTCGAAGCCCAACAGGCGATGCTCGCCGTACTCCGCGCACGGCTCGACCGGCAACAGGAGGACGTGCGGCACGAGGCCGCGCAACTGGCCGCTGACCGTGCCCGCCAGGACGAGGCCAGGCTCGATCTGGAGAGCCGCATCCGCGAAGCCGAGCGGCTCCGGGCGGACCTGACGACCGCCCACGAAACCCACGCCGAAAAGCAAAAGATCGTCGACGACCGCGGGGCATTGCTCGACGCGACCCTGGCCGACATCCGTCAACAGAAGGAAGCCGTCGCGGTCGATCAGGCTCGTCTGGCGGCCCGTGAAACGGAACTCGACGCCCGGTCGGCCGAGATCGCCGAACAGACCGCTCACCTCGCCGCGCGGGTCGCCCAGGTGATGGATCTGCAAGAGCGGCTTGAAACCGACCGGACCTCCGTCCGGTCCCGCGAAACGACGCTCGCGGACGTGGACGCCGCCCGGCAAACATTCCAGGAACAACTCCGCCGCCGGTCGGACGAGTTGGCCGCCCGAGCCAAGCACCTGGACGAACTCGCGCACGGGCTGACCAGTGACAAAGCCGGTCTCGACCGGGAGCGGGACGAATTCCGCGCGACCCGCGAGGCGACCGATCAGGCGCTGACCGCCGCCCGCAACGACCTGGCGGCGCGGGCGGCCGACCTCGACCGCCGCGCGGGCGAGTTGGCCGCCCGGGAGGGAACCCTTGAACGACAGGTCGCCCGGCTCAAGGAAGTCGGGCGGGCGGTCGGGGCGGCGCGGAAAGAATTGTCCGCGTCCCGCCGCCAGTGGGAGGCCGACCACGCCGTCGCCGCCGATCGACTCCGCGGCGACCGTGAGGCGATCGAAGCGTTCCACGGCCGCGCGCAAGGCGATCTCGACGCCCTCCGACGCGAGGCGCCCAATTTGGAAGATCGTGCGCGGGCGGCCGTCGAACGGCTGACCGCGGCGCGCGACGTCCTCCGCGGGCACCTGGGCGAACTCCACGGCTACGCCGGCCAAGCACGCGGTGAGTTGGACAGGCTCCGGGCCGACCTGCGGGCCGAGGCCGACCGCGTCCGCGCCGGCGAGCAAGCCCTTGAGGCCGCCCGGTCCGAACACCGCCTCGGTGTGGCGGGGTTCCGGCAGCAACTTCTCGAGTGGCAAGCGTTGGTCGGGGATTTGAAGCAGACGATGGCCCGCAGCGAGTCGCGGATCGAGGCGCGGCACGCCGAGATCTCCGCCGCCGTCCAGCACGCGGACGAGACCACGATTGCCCTCGCCCGGCAGGCCGAAGAATTGCGGCAGGAACGGCAAATCGTCACCGAGCGGCGAACCGAGGTCGAACGCCACCTGGCCGAGATGCGCGAATGGTACCGCCGCAAACTCCGGGAACTCGCGGCCGGCCGCGCCGAAAAAGCGACCGCCGACGCCGAACCGTCCCTACTGCTCATGCAACCTGCCGCGGGCAATCTCGCGGGAGGCGACGCGGACGGGGATCTCGACCCGGGCGACAAGCACCTGGGCGAGTTGTTGCAATCGCTGGATCTGGTCGACCCGGACACGCTTCGCGGGCTCTGGGCCGAGGCGACCCGCCAGCGGCGGACGCTCCGCAACGTCCTGCTCGCCAGCGGCGCGATCACGCTTTACCAGTTAGCACTGATCGAGGCCGGGAACCTGGACCGACTCATGCTCGGCCGGTTCCGCGTGGTCGACCGCGTCCGAGTCACGTCGAAGGAGGCGGTTTACCGGGTGTTCGATCCAACCCGCCCCGGCGGGCCGACGCGCGGCGTGTTTCTCCTGCGGCATCTGGCCGAAGCCGAGATGGAGGACGCGGTCCGCCCAGACGAGTTCCGCCAGATGTTCGCCGCGGCAGCCAGTGCCGCGCACCAGAACTTGGCCGCGACGCTTGAAGTGCTCGAAATCAACGGCCGCCCAGCCGTCCTCCAGGAATGGCTGGCCGGTCTGTTTAGCGCCGATTGGCCGGCCGACGCCGCGGTTCCGGGCGCGTGGGTCAGGCTATTATCCAACGCCGCGGCGGCGCTCGAGGCCGCCCACCTCGCCGGGCTGACCCACGGGCGGCTGACAGCCGACTCGATCCTGCTCACCGCCGACGGCGTACTCAAGGTGACCGGCGTGGGCGAGCCGGAGTGGTTGACTGGCCGCGTTTCCCCGACGGGCGACCCGACGCCGGAAACCGACCTCCGCGCACTCGGGCAGGTGGCATTCGCGTGGCCCAACTCGGCCAGGCACCGACCGGCCGCCGCCGCGGGTCGCGATCCAAAGCGTTCCCCGAGTCGCTCATGGCCGTGGTACGCCGACTCGAAGCCGATCCCGAAACACCGATGGCCGACACCGTGGCCGGTGCCGTACCCTACCGCAGCGCCGAAGACCTAG
- the proB gene encoding glutamate 5-kinase: protein MVDSTRRDILARAGTVVIKVGTNVLADAAGHLDRARIQSLADQVQRVRAAGRGVALVSSGAIGAGVGKLGLGKRPADLPHLQACAAVGQSALMQLYQECLNPHGVHTAQLLLTAGDFDSRARYLNVRNTILTLLEYNCLPVINENDTVSVAEIKFGDNDHLAAMVANLLQAPLLVLLTNVDGLYNADPREDPTARLVTTVPHIDRAVTDMAGATKSTLGTGGMRSKLSAARLATNAGGAVIMANGSTDGVLDSVFAGEPVGTLFLPHGEAMPAWKRWLGYTARPKGTLTIDAGAEKALSQGRSLLPVGVRGVKGDFGKGDVVAVCTSEGTEVARGLTNYPSDAATKIAGLKTEQIEEVLGNFPYVELIHRDNLVVIG from the coding sequence ATGGTGGATTCGACGCGGCGCGACATTTTGGCTCGGGCCGGCACCGTGGTCATCAAGGTGGGGACCAACGTACTCGCAGACGCGGCCGGGCACCTGGACCGCGCACGCATTCAGTCGCTCGCCGATCAGGTCCAGCGGGTCCGCGCGGCTGGCCGTGGGGTCGCGCTGGTTAGCTCGGGGGCGATCGGGGCGGGTGTCGGCAAGCTCGGGCTCGGCAAGCGGCCGGCCGACCTGCCGCACCTCCAGGCGTGCGCCGCGGTCGGCCAGTCGGCCCTCATGCAGCTTTACCAGGAGTGCCTTAATCCGCACGGCGTCCACACCGCACAGTTACTCCTCACGGCCGGCGACTTCGACAGCCGAGCCCGCTACCTGAACGTGCGGAACACGATTCTCACGCTGCTCGAATACAACTGCCTGCCCGTCATCAACGAAAACGACACGGTCAGCGTGGCCGAGATCAAGTTCGGCGACAACGACCACCTCGCGGCGATGGTCGCCAACCTGCTCCAGGCGCCGCTGCTCGTGCTGCTCACGAACGTGGACGGCCTCTACAACGCCGACCCGCGCGAAGACCCGACCGCCAGGCTCGTCACGACCGTACCGCACATCGACCGGGCGGTCACGGACATGGCCGGGGCGACGAAGAGTACGCTCGGCACGGGCGGGATGCGAAGCAAGCTGTCGGCCGCCCGACTTGCGACGAACGCGGGCGGAGCCGTCATCATGGCGAACGGATCAACCGACGGCGTTCTCGACTCGGTGTTCGCAGGCGAACCAGTCGGCACACTGTTTTTGCCACACGGCGAAGCCATGCCCGCGTGGAAGCGGTGGCTCGGGTACACGGCCCGACCCAAGGGGACACTGACGATCGACGCCGGCGCGGAAAAAGCCCTGAGCCAGGGCCGCAGCCTGCTCCCGGTCGGCGTCCGCGGGGTGAAGGGCGACTTCGGCAAAGGCGATGTGGTGGCCGTGTGTACGAGTGAGGGAACGGAGGTGGCCCGTGGTCTCACGAACTACCCGTCCGACGCCGCGACGAAAATCGCGGGTTTGAAGACTGAGCAAATCGAAGAAGTGCTGGGTAACTTTCCTTACGTCGAACTGATCCACCGGGACAATCTGGTCGTGATCGGTTGA
- a CDS encoding biotin--[acetyl-CoA-carboxylase] ligase translates to MEPTPWHFDTRHVGRRAFAYESVASTNDVAAELASDPANDGIVVVAGFQTAGRGQYGRIWESRPGVAVLMSVLLFPPPELRRAVIMTAWAAVGVAAAIRELAGVEARIKWPNDVFISGKKVCGILIEQKTGVVAGMGLNLNQTADDFAAAGLPDATSLALVSGQPFESRAATAAVIQCLDAEYSRLVTGDLLTLETAWKRRIGLVGQLVSCDLHDGTAVVGRLRDMSFDGLEIETDSPVARVVKPEVVRHIRAV, encoded by the coding sequence TTGGAACCCACTCCCTGGCATTTCGACACACGGCACGTCGGCCGGCGGGCGTTCGCTTACGAGTCCGTGGCCAGCACGAACGACGTGGCGGCTGAACTCGCTTCCGATCCGGCGAACGACGGTATCGTAGTCGTCGCCGGTTTCCAGACCGCTGGCCGCGGTCAGTACGGCCGTATCTGGGAGAGCCGCCCCGGGGTGGCGGTGTTGATGTCGGTGTTGCTGTTCCCGCCGCCCGAGTTACGCCGCGCGGTCATCATGACGGCTTGGGCGGCCGTCGGCGTCGCGGCCGCGATTCGCGAGTTGGCCGGCGTCGAAGCGCGAATCAAGTGGCCGAACGACGTATTTATTAGCGGCAAGAAGGTTTGCGGCATCCTCATCGAGCAGAAGACCGGCGTGGTCGCCGGCATGGGATTGAACCTCAACCAGACGGCCGACGATTTCGCGGCCGCCGGCCTGCCGGACGCCACCTCGCTAGCACTGGTCTCCGGTCAGCCGTTTGAATCGCGGGCGGCGACCGCCGCGGTCATCCAGTGCCTTGATGCCGAATACAGCCGGCTCGTGACCGGCGACCTGCTCACGCTCGAAACGGCGTGGAAGCGGCGTATTGGCTTGGTCGGGCAACTCGTTTCCTGTGACCTTCACGACGGAACGGCCGTCGTCGGTCGCCTCCGGGACATGAGTTTCGACGGGTTGGAAATCGAAACAGATAGCCCGGTCGCGCGAGTCGTGAAGCCGGAAGTCGTGCGGCACATTCGGGCCGTTTGA
- a CDS encoding PVC-type heme-binding CxxCH protein, whose amino-acid sequence MRTWLLTLGLVLPTVASAADPTPGPLPAEKAARGAVLPDGFRMSVVAAEPEVVQPISFCTDARGRLWVAEAMNYGTWKPTGKDRVVILEDRDGDGRAETRKVFYEGFNYITGIEVGFGGVWVVSPPGLYFIPDRDGDDKPDGPPELLFDGFGYKESRHNLVNGFTWGPDGWLYGGHGRTSPSDVGRPGTPAAQRIHCDGGVYRIHPTRLVFENFADGTTNPWGVDFDDFGQCFVSNCVNPHLFHMIQGGHYEPWRNRPSSLYAYDRIPTIADHLHYPSGKPKSMRGETEETLAMGGGHAHCGTLVYLANQFPPAYRNTVLLCNIHGRRINNDVLKPKGSGYTASHDKDLMIAADPWFMGVTLRTGPDGSVLVSDWSDTGECHTLTPHTDNGRIYRISYGNPNRKPVDLTKLSDVELADHQFHPNDWYVRHARLLLQERAAQPNRDLKKVRDALTEILIDSRWVAVPLRLRALWALHVINRLDAKRLCELLGDREEQLRAWAIQLLCETGAPPADALTRFRAMAKSDPSQVVRVRLASALQRLPAEDRWGIAEGLLSHSEDAADASLPLMDWYGIEPLVSANVARALGLAVAAEIPLVRQFIARRVVDAVAAAGPSGDLSPLVAALARSDAKRQLDLLVGIREGIQGRKQMPMPANWPATYKMLNQSADQAIREQAVTFALVLGDPQAAADLRKAAGNASASAADRVAALNSLIEHHVPDLAPTLQAALTDPAIRLTAIRGLAGYPHDATAAKLLALYPRLTADEKSAIVATLAARKDSALALLDAVDRKVIPRADITAFTARQLYAMGDRGLSDRLRQVWGEVRETAGAKKEQLTKFKSWLGPVAMKSADPRDGRLVFSKTCQQCHKLYGEGGAIGPDLTGSNRSDLDYLLSNIIDPSAEVARDYRMSIVTTVDGRVITGIVAERSATRLVIQTATEKIALPAADLESVKDTPTSIMPEGQLDSMTRAQVVDLIAYLSGKTQVPLPSGGK is encoded by the coding sequence GTGCGAACGTGGTTGTTGACCCTGGGACTCGTCCTACCCACTGTGGCTTCCGCAGCCGACCCGACGCCGGGGCCGTTGCCTGCTGAGAAGGCGGCTCGGGGGGCGGTCCTGCCGGACGGCTTCCGCATGAGCGTGGTCGCGGCCGAGCCGGAGGTGGTTCAGCCGATCTCGTTCTGTACCGACGCGCGGGGCCGGTTATGGGTCGCCGAGGCAATGAACTACGGCACCTGGAAGCCGACCGGGAAAGACCGCGTCGTCATCCTCGAAGACCGCGACGGCGACGGCCGGGCGGAGACGCGCAAAGTCTTTTACGAAGGCTTCAACTACATCACCGGCATCGAGGTCGGCTTCGGCGGCGTCTGGGTCGTCTCGCCGCCGGGGCTCTACTTCATCCCCGACCGTGACGGCGACGACAAGCCCGACGGTCCGCCCGAACTCCTGTTCGACGGCTTCGGCTACAAGGAGAGTCGGCACAACCTCGTCAACGGCTTCACCTGGGGGCCGGACGGCTGGCTCTACGGTGGCCACGGCCGGACCAGTCCGTCTGACGTTGGGCGGCCCGGAACGCCGGCCGCCCAACGCATCCACTGCGACGGCGGCGTCTACCGGATTCACCCGACCAGACTGGTGTTCGAGAACTTCGCGGACGGGACGACGAACCCGTGGGGCGTCGATTTCGACGACTTCGGCCAGTGCTTCGTCTCGAACTGCGTCAACCCCCACCTGTTCCACATGATCCAGGGCGGTCACTACGAGCCGTGGCGAAATCGACCGTCGAGTCTGTACGCCTACGATCGCATCCCGACGATCGCCGATCACTTGCATTACCCGAGCGGGAAGCCCAAGTCGATGCGGGGTGAGACCGAAGAGACCCTGGCGATGGGCGGTGGTCACGCCCATTGCGGCACCCTCGTTTACTTGGCGAACCAGTTCCCGCCCGCCTACCGAAATACCGTCCTGCTCTGCAACATCCACGGCCGCCGGATCAACAACGACGTCTTAAAACCAAAGGGGTCCGGTTACACCGCGAGCCACGACAAAGATCTCATGATCGCGGCCGACCCGTGGTTCATGGGTGTGACCCTCCGCACCGGCCCGGACGGCAGCGTTCTTGTCTCTGACTGGTCGGACACGGGCGAATGTCACACCCTTACGCCCCACACCGACAACGGTCGGATTTACAGAATCAGTTATGGGAATCCCAACCGCAAACCGGTCGACCTCACGAAGCTGTCCGACGTGGAACTAGCTGACCACCAATTCCACCCCAATGACTGGTATGTCCGCCACGCCCGCCTGCTATTGCAGGAGCGCGCCGCGCAGCCGAATAGGGATTTGAAAAAAGTCCGAGACGCGTTGACCGAGATTCTGATTGATTCTCGATGGGTCGCGGTTCCGCTGCGATTGCGAGCACTCTGGGCGTTGCACGTCATTAACCGGCTCGACGCCAAACGCCTCTGTGAGTTATTGGGCGACCGTGAAGAACAGCTCCGAGCCTGGGCGATCCAACTCCTCTGTGAGACGGGAGCGCCCCCGGCGGACGCCTTAACACGGTTTCGGGCCATGGCGAAATCCGATCCTTCCCAGGTCGTCCGAGTCAGACTTGCGTCAGCCCTCCAACGCTTGCCTGCTGAAGACCGTTGGGGGATCGCGGAAGGCCTCCTGAGTCACTCCGAAGACGCCGCCGATGCCAGCCTGCCACTCATGGACTGGTATGGCATTGAGCCACTCGTCTCGGCGAACGTCGCCAGGGCGCTCGGTCTGGCGGTCGCAGCCGAGATACCGCTCGTCCGTCAGTTCATCGCTCGTCGCGTGGTGGACGCGGTGGCGGCCGCGGGTCCGTCCGGCGATCTTTCACCACTCGTGGCCGCGCTCGCCAGGTCTGACGCAAAGCGGCAACTCGACCTGCTCGTTGGTATCCGAGAGGGGATTCAAGGCCGGAAGCAGATGCCAATGCCGGCGAACTGGCCGGCCACTTACAAGATGTTGAATCAGAGCGCGGACCAGGCCATCCGTGAGCAAGCGGTCACATTCGCGCTCGTTCTCGGCGATCCGCAAGCGGCAGCCGATCTTCGTAAGGCAGCCGGGAACGCCAGTGCCTCGGCCGCCGACCGCGTCGCCGCACTCAACTCTCTGATCGAACACCACGTCCCCGACCTGGCTCCCACCTTACAAGCCGCGCTGACCGACCCGGCGATCCGGCTTACCGCGATCAGGGGCTTGGCCGGGTACCCGCACGACGCAACCGCGGCCAAGCTCCTGGCGCTCTATCCCCGCCTGACGGCCGACGAGAAATCGGCCATCGTAGCGACCCTCGCGGCCCGCAAGGACTCCGCTCTCGCCTTATTGGACGCAGTTGACCGGAAGGTCATTCCGCGTGCCGACATCACGGCCTTCACCGCCCGTCAGCTTTACGCAATGGGCGACCGCGGGTTGAGTGACCGGCTCCGTCAGGTCTGGGGTGAGGTGCGGGAGACAGCCGGGGCCAAGAAGGAACAACTGACCAAGTTCAAGTCCTGGCTCGGGCCGGTTGCCATGAAATCGGCGGACCCGCGAGACGGCCGGCTCGTCTTTTCCAAGACCTGTCAACAGTGCCACAAACTTTACGGCGAAGGCGGCGCGATCGGCCCCGACTTGACCGGCTCCAATCGATCCGACCTCGACTACCTCCTGTCGAACATCATCGACCCGAGCGCCGAGGTCGCCCGGGATTACCGGATGTCCATCGTGACCACGGTGGACGGCCGGGTGATTACCGGGATCGTGGCAGAACGGAGCGCGACCCGCCTGGTGATCCAGACGGCGACCGAGAAGATCGCACTCCCCGCCGCCGACCTGGAATCGGTCAAGGACACGCCCACGTCCATCATGCCGGAAGGGCAACTCGATTCGATGACCCGGGCCCAGGTGGTAGATCTGATCGCGTACCTGAGTGGGAAAACCCAGGTGCCTTTGCCATCCGGTGGGAAATAA
- a CDS encoding isochorismatase family protein, protein MNVTLRSRAATPGQAPAAAVETKAAWDPKKTAIIVCDMWDDHWCKSAADRVGELAGPMNEMLKAARAKGVFIIHAPSTCTGFYKDTPQRKRAQTAPHAPTPVPLVTAERWGTAWNWPDSKREGVLPIDDSDMGCDCKLKCTIRSPWTRQTAAITIADADAITDDGQETWNLLAERKIDNVILCGVHLNMCVLGRPFAIRQMVRLGKNVALVRDMTDTMYCPDRPPGGTHFDGTDRVVEHVERYWCPSFTSTDITGKPAFHFKAAAKN, encoded by the coding sequence TTGAACGTCACCCTTCGGTCGCGGGCCGCAACCCCGGGTCAGGCTCCGGCGGCCGCCGTGGAAACGAAAGCCGCCTGGGATCCGAAGAAGACGGCCATCATCGTCTGCGACATGTGGGACGACCACTGGTGCAAGTCGGCGGCCGACCGCGTCGGCGAACTGGCCGGGCCGATGAACGAGATGCTGAAGGCGGCGCGGGCGAAGGGCGTATTCATCATCCACGCCCCAAGTACCTGCACCGGGTTTTATAAGGACACGCCCCAGCGAAAGCGGGCCCAGACCGCCCCGCACGCCCCGACGCCCGTCCCGCTCGTGACGGCCGAGCGGTGGGGCACGGCCTGGAACTGGCCGGACTCGAAGCGGGAGGGCGTCCTGCCGATCGACGACTCGGATATGGGCTGCGACTGCAAACTGAAATGCACGATCCGTTCGCCCTGGACCCGGCAGACAGCCGCCATCACCATTGCCGACGCGGATGCGATCACCGACGACGGCCAGGAGACCTGGAACCTGCTCGCCGAGCGAAAGATCGACAACGTCATCCTGTGTGGCGTTCACCTCAACATGTGCGTCCTCGGCCGTCCGTTCGCCATTCGCCAGATGGTCCGGCTCGGGAAGAACGTGGCCCTCGTCCGCGACATGACGGACACCATGTACTGCCCCGACCGCCCGCCGGGTGGCACGCATTTCGACGGCACCGACCGCGTGGTCGAACACGTCGAGCGCTACTGGTGCCCGAGCTTTACCAGCACCGATATCACCGGTAAGCCCGCATTTCATTTCAAAGCCGCTGCGAAGAATTAA